Proteins encoded by one window of Flavobacterium sp. N502540:
- a CDS encoding SGNH/GDSL hydrolase family protein gives MKTINKVFLTLLFLNGIGNVNAQEKITNKMETKKIAYADKILLHMHPEKFLNFLPNLKDEQIAQLYGMSIEEYQLAKKVYDDQAQNTASELLTNSDFTFKIDKLPFKKNQTVLVIGESTADALNSWVYILQYLLNQRRPQDNIRIINAAVSGQTTTEALRKITAQVKLSPDWVICHLGTNDCIRYGNQKTCVSLTETIANLNAIKEIINKDTKANIVWLTPASIDEKKSENFQPFKTQQLSLKNSDLNEISKYLKAQPEPVIDLTEEFGNPVNPEFVQYDGIHLTIDGQKAIAKSLINKLSNTK, from the coding sequence ATGAAAACAATAAATAAAGTATTTCTCACGCTGCTCTTTTTAAATGGTATAGGAAACGTAAACGCACAAGAAAAAATAACTAATAAAATGGAAACAAAAAAAATAGCATACGCAGATAAAATATTGCTTCATATGCACCCGGAAAAGTTCTTGAATTTTTTGCCAAACTTAAAGGATGAGCAAATTGCACAGCTATACGGTATGTCAATAGAAGAATATCAATTAGCTAAAAAAGTTTATGATGACCAGGCTCAAAATACAGCATCAGAACTTTTGACAAATTCAGACTTTACATTTAAAATTGATAAACTCCCTTTCAAGAAAAATCAGACTGTTTTAGTAATTGGCGAAAGTACAGCAGATGCTTTAAACTCCTGGGTTTATATTTTGCAATATCTTTTAAATCAAAGACGGCCACAAGACAATATTCGCATAATTAATGCTGCGGTTTCAGGACAAACTACAACGGAAGCACTTCGTAAAATAACAGCACAAGTAAAATTAAGCCCCGATTGGGTAATTTGTCATTTGGGTACAAATGATTGTATCCGTTATGGAAACCAAAAAACATGCGTTTCTTTAACAGAGACGATTGCAAACCTCAATGCTATAAAGGAAATAATTAATAAAGACACAAAAGCAAATATTGTTTGGCTTACACCAGCATCAATTGACGAGAAAAAATCGGAAAATTTTCAGCCATTCAAAACGCAACAATTGAGCTTGAAAAATTCAGATTTAAATGAAATTAGTAAATATTTGAAAGCCCAGCCAGAACCTGTAATTGATTTAACAGAAGAATTCGGAAATCCTGTAAATCCAGAATTTGTTCAGTATGATGGTATACATCTTACAATTGATGGACAAAAAGCAATAGCAAAATCTTTAATCAATAAATTATCAAACACAAAATAG
- a CDS encoding winged helix-turn-helix domain-containing protein, producing the protein MAETFEELDPVLNAPVRLAIVSALVKMKQADFGYLQEITKTTQGNLSHQIKKLNEAKYIEVEKTFKGNYPQTICKLTKTGKNAFENYVETIKKYLHL; encoded by the coding sequence ATGGCGGAGACTTTTGAGGAACTAGATCCTGTTTTGAATGCACCTGTACGTTTGGCTATTGTTTCTGCTCTTGTAAAAATGAAACAAGCTGATTTTGGTTATCTTCAAGAGATAACTAAAACAACACAAGGCAATTTAAGCCATCAGATAAAGAAACTAAATGAAGCAAAATATATTGAAGTAGAAAAAACATTTAAAGGAAACTATCCGCAAACAATTTGTAAACTAACAAAAACAGGGAAAAATGCCTTTGAAAATTACGTAGAAACAATAAAAAAATATTTGCATCTCTAA
- a CDS encoding DUF4269 domain-containing protein has product MIDFTTIGYLKNGNNRQIQAYKILTQHHILSDIIEFEPILAGTIPIAIDIENSDLDIICYWKNKTEFIEKLHVTFGDKDNYTIRETVIDNRESIIANFKIDLFEFEIFGQNIPTKEQNAYRHMVIEYEILQSKGETFRSEIIKLKQKGYKTEPAFAFLLGLNGDPYAELLKYKI; this is encoded by the coding sequence ATGATTGATTTTACCACTATCGGCTATCTGAAAAACGGAAACAACAGACAAATTCAGGCTTATAAAATCCTGACTCAGCATCATATTTTGTCTGATATTATTGAATTTGAACCTATTTTAGCAGGCACAATCCCCATTGCGATCGATATTGAAAATAGTGATCTGGACATTATTTGTTACTGGAAAAACAAAACTGAATTTATCGAGAAACTCCACGTTACTTTCGGAGACAAAGACAATTATACCATTCGGGAAACAGTAATTGATAACAGAGAATCAATTATAGCGAATTTTAAAATAGACCTTTTTGAATTTGAAATCTTTGGACAAAATATTCCAACCAAAGAGCAGAACGCTTATCGCCACATGGTTATCGAGTATGAAATTCTGCAATCGAAAGGTGAAACTTTCCGATCTGAGATCATCAAACTGAAACAAAAGGGGTACAAAACCGAGCCTGCTTTTGCATTTTTATTAGGTCTAAATGGAGATCCATATGCTGAATTACTGAAATATAAAATTTAA
- a CDS encoding LytR/AlgR family response regulator transcription factor, giving the protein MKKINCIILDDEPFAVKLMADYASKVPRLNVLYADSDVFKAIEILNNEVVDLVFIDIQMPQLTGIELMQMFNQKHNFIITSAYPDYALDVFQFHVIDYLLKPIVFNRFYQSVEKFIRWQETMQNQQTDDFLFVKADRKHHKIATENILYIEGLKDYIRIHTKGEKIMVLENMKDILEKLPLNQFVRIHRSYIIPKSKIKVIEGNQIQLTGGEQLPIGETYRKLVSDWLS; this is encoded by the coding sequence ATGAAAAAAATAAATTGTATCATATTAGACGATGAACCTTTTGCAGTAAAACTAATGGCAGACTATGCTTCTAAGGTCCCGAGATTAAATGTTTTATACGCTGATTCAGATGTTTTTAAAGCCATTGAAATCTTAAATAATGAAGTGGTTGATTTGGTGTTTATCGACATTCAGATGCCACAATTAACGGGAATTGAATTGATGCAGATGTTCAATCAGAAACATAATTTCATCATCACCTCTGCGTATCCGGATTATGCTTTAGATGTTTTTCAGTTTCATGTTATAGATTATTTACTCAAGCCAATTGTTTTTAATCGTTTTTATCAAAGTGTTGAGAAATTTATCCGTTGGCAGGAAACCATGCAAAACCAGCAAACCGATGATTTTCTGTTTGTAAAAGCCGACAGAAAGCATCATAAAATAGCTACCGAAAATATTCTTTACATTGAAGGACTTAAAGACTACATCAGGATTCACACCAAAGGCGAAAAAATTATGGTTTTGGAAAACATGAAAGATATACTCGAAAAACTTCCCCTAAATCAATTTGTTCGTATTCATCGTTCGTACATTATTCCAAAAAGTAAAATAAAAGTGATCGAAGGCAATCAGATACAATTGACTGGAGGAGAACAGCTTCCTATTGGTGAAACTTATCGAAAACTGGTGAGTGACTGGCTGAGTTAA
- a CDS encoding ArnT family glycosyltransferase gives MSKKTAILLGFIALKFLLQYLLISPEYDLQRDEYLHLDQAHHLAWGYLSVPPVTSWISYLILLLGNSVFWVKFFPALFGALTLLMVWKTIEALKGNLYALILGATCILFSTLLRINILYQPNSLDILCWTSFYYVIVQYMTTENKKWFYIGAVVFAFGFLNKYNILFLIIGLLPALLLSDQRKIFTEKKLYWALLLGLVLILPNILWQYNNHFPIVHHMKELAETQLVNVDRMEFLKKQLLFFIGSFFVLLAALYALLFYKPFEKYRFFFASMVFTLAVFLYFKAKAYYAIGLYPVYIAFGAVFLSQILQTGWKRYLKPVFIILPLLFFIPMYNLAFPNKSPEYIVKNPEAYKKLGMLRWEDGKDHELPQDFTDMLGWKELAQKTDSVYAQIPNPETTLVLCDNYGQAGAINYYSKKGIKAVSFNADYLNWFVLDAPYKNVIRVKNSWERTAELEETSPFFQSSRIAGEITNKYAREYGATIFVFINAKIDINKRLKAEIKEETDYSK, from the coding sequence ATGTCCAAAAAAACTGCCATTCTACTAGGATTTATCGCTTTAAAATTTCTTTTACAGTACCTTTTAATAAGCCCCGAATATGATTTGCAGCGCGACGAATACCTGCATCTGGATCAGGCGCATCATTTGGCATGGGGATATTTATCGGTTCCACCAGTTACTTCCTGGATTTCTTACCTTATCCTTTTACTTGGAAATTCCGTTTTCTGGGTAAAGTTTTTCCCTGCCCTTTTTGGAGCCCTAACGCTTTTGATGGTTTGGAAAACGATTGAAGCTTTAAAAGGAAACTTATACGCTCTGATTTTAGGTGCAACCTGTATCTTATTTTCGACCTTGTTACGAATCAATATCTTATATCAGCCTAACTCGTTGGACATCTTATGCTGGACCTCTTTTTATTATGTGATTGTGCAGTACATGACCACCGAAAATAAAAAATGGTTTTACATTGGTGCCGTTGTCTTTGCTTTTGGCTTTCTGAACAAATACAATATCCTGTTTCTAATCATTGGACTCTTGCCTGCTCTTCTCCTATCGGATCAAAGGAAGATATTTACAGAAAAAAAACTCTATTGGGCATTGCTTTTAGGGCTAGTTCTGATTTTACCAAATATTTTATGGCAATACAACAATCATTTCCCCATTGTACATCACATGAAAGAATTGGCCGAAACGCAGCTTGTTAATGTAGATCGAATGGAATTTTTGAAAAAGCAATTGTTATTTTTTATCGGTTCGTTCTTTGTTCTACTGGCGGCTTTGTATGCATTGCTTTTCTACAAGCCCTTCGAAAAATACCGATTCTTTTTTGCTTCGATGGTTTTTACACTGGCCGTTTTTCTGTATTTCAAAGCCAAAGCTTATTATGCCATCGGTTTGTACCCTGTTTATATTGCTTTTGGAGCTGTTTTTCTTTCTCAAATACTCCAAACAGGCTGGAAACGTTATCTAAAACCTGTTTTCATCATCCTTCCGTTGTTATTTTTTATTCCCATGTACAACTTAGCCTTCCCTAATAAAAGTCCGGAGTACATCGTAAAAAATCCGGAGGCTTATAAAAAACTTGGCATGCTGCGTTGGGAAGATGGAAAAGACCACGAACTGCCACAGGATTTTACCGATATGCTGGGTTGGAAAGAACTCGCCCAAAAAACAGATTCTGTTTATGCCCAAATTCCAAATCCCGAAACCACTCTGGTACTCTGCGATAATTACGGACAGGCCGGAGCCATAAACTATTACTCTAAAAAAGGAATCAAAGCGGTGTCTTTTAATGCCGATTATCTCAATTGGTTTGTTCTTGATGCACCCTACAAAAACGTCATCAGAGTTAAAAACTCTTGGGAAAGAACTGCCGAACTTGAGGAAACCAGTCCTTTCTTTCAATCTTCCCGTATTGCAGGTGAAATCACCAACAAATATGCAAGAGAGTATGGAGCCACTATTTTTGTTTTTATCAATGCCAAAATCGACATCAACAAAAGACTCAAAGCTGAAATTAAAGAAGAAACGGATTATAGTAAATGA
- the gwsS gene encoding grasp-with-spasm system SPASM domain peptide maturase, which translates to MKPINFVLFADCIPVKGSSRSIICDTKNNNFYFIPNGLYDILETYNGKTIEEIKNDFKHQYDEIIDDYFDFLIANKLIFFSSNPDLFPKMSTCWDSPSLITNIIIDYDDIIHDFNTLVPQFETLKCSYIQLRFYKNIGLAYIKSIAEILKKEKSRIVSIDFILPYCESFDFSEVNKILLENRRIHSIIIFNSPYNKSYNSLNQKMGYLTLVKRNVIDEKHCGIINKEYFYSNIKLFSESQHYNTCLNRKLSIDKDGNIKNCPSMLLSFGNIKDTMLEKALSHENFKKYWNITKDQITVCKDCEFRHICTDCRAYIEEPDDMYSKPLKCGYDPYSNKWSEWSTNPLKRKGIEFYGMEVIR; encoded by the coding sequence TTGAAACCCATTAATTTTGTTCTTTTTGCAGATTGTATTCCTGTCAAAGGAAGTAGCAGAAGCATTATTTGTGACACTAAGAATAATAACTTTTATTTTATTCCAAATGGTTTATATGATATTTTGGAAACCTATAATGGTAAAACGATTGAAGAGATAAAAAACGATTTTAAACATCAATATGATGAAATAATTGACGATTATTTTGATTTTTTGATTGCTAACAAACTTATCTTTTTTAGTTCAAATCCGGACTTATTTCCTAAAATGAGTACCTGTTGGGATTCTCCTTCTCTTATAACCAATATCATTATAGATTATGATGACATTATTCATGACTTTAATACTCTGGTTCCTCAATTTGAAACTTTAAAATGTTCTTATATTCAGCTGCGATTCTATAAAAATATAGGTCTTGCGTATATAAAAAGTATCGCGGAAATCTTAAAAAAGGAAAAATCTCGAATTGTTTCAATTGACTTCATATTGCCCTATTGTGAAAGTTTTGATTTCAGTGAAGTAAACAAAATACTATTAGAAAATAGAAGAATACATTCTATTATCATTTTTAATTCACCATACAATAAAAGTTATAATTCTCTGAATCAAAAAATGGGTTATTTAACGCTGGTAAAAAGAAATGTGATAGATGAAAAACATTGCGGAATAATAAATAAAGAATATTTCTATTCAAACATTAAACTTTTTAGCGAATCACAACACTATAACACCTGCTTAAACAGAAAACTTTCTATCGATAAAGATGGTAACATAAAAAATTGTCCCTCAATGTTATTAAGCTTTGGTAATATAAAAGACACAATGTTAGAGAAAGCATTAAGTCATGAAAATTTTAAAAAATACTGGAATATTACCAAAGACCAAATAACAGTTTGTAAAGATTGTGAATTTAGGCATATTTGTACAGATTGTCGTGCCTATATCGAAGAACCTGATGATATGTACTCAAAACCTTTAAAGTGTGGTTATGATCCTTACAGCAATAAATGGTCGGAGTGGAGTACCAATCCTTTAAAACGAAAAGGGATTGAATTTTATGGTATGGAAGTAATCCGTTAG
- a CDS encoding outer membrane beta-barrel family protein, protein MKNSSLLIFAFLFQTYSFAQQYELKGKVINQNKAAVEFIIGSLFNPQKTLTAQASTDSLGSFVLKIPKGNYRLILEQFGTEYMNREITIDHNTDLGIIEIKESVQLEGVTLKSRKKLIEQKVDRLVFNVENSVTATGGTALDALKATPTVRVQNEVVSIVGKGEILVMIDDRLQRMPQEDLAAFLKSIPSDNIKSIEVITTPPAKYDAEGNSGLINIKLKTAKANSWNANLGTSYTQKTYAGGNANGLFTYNHDKLSAQASVSKGKQKLLTTSESTIFYKDETWKQEVKNKSTADVLSLGLGLDYKVTEKWSTGLKYLGSFTNKVNANNPFTTIYDNANGMADSYITSNANAKNNPKMNAVNFHNSIAIDSLGKNISMDLDYFAYNKNDFRFFSGNELDSSKNKIPGGFFSSTNSNVNTIKNYSANIDVSLPYDWANLSFGAKTFHTNTNNNLIVYDNETGTPVFNTNQSNVFNYKEYNQALYFSGSKKINSKWETQIGLRIEATQTKGYSENLNQTNTNNYIKLFPTAYLTYVPNESNSFSLNYSRRIRRPDFDYLNPFVIKTSPYYYSEGNPYLKPSLIDNFEFSFIRNQKWVSSVYFSQVSDFGQELSIIDPSTNITRNTPLNYANTYQIGLSTSYNFNKWSWWNSFTGFNLNYQNVKSKTAFIQSIDGYNGYLYSNNDFTINSNKTLFLGLNYGLQLPGRYQIFNISTLNILDISVKLLTFNKNLSVTIIGEDLLNAQKPLISYDSNHIKTNVKSYSDTRGFRISLSYKFGNQSIKSKQRDFGNEEERSRAN, encoded by the coding sequence ATGAAAAATAGTAGTCTTTTAATATTTGCCTTTTTATTTCAAACGTATTCTTTTGCTCAGCAATATGAACTTAAGGGAAAAGTGATCAATCAAAATAAAGCAGCTGTTGAGTTTATCATCGGCAGTTTGTTCAATCCTCAAAAAACTTTGACCGCTCAGGCTTCAACCGACAGTTTGGGGAGTTTTGTTCTGAAAATTCCAAAGGGAAATTACCGTTTGATATTGGAACAATTTGGCACAGAATATATGAACCGCGAAATTACAATTGATCACAATACGGATCTGGGTATCATTGAAATTAAAGAATCGGTGCAACTGGAAGGTGTAACGCTGAAATCAAGAAAAAAACTAATCGAACAAAAAGTGGACCGACTTGTTTTTAACGTCGAAAATTCTGTAACAGCCACCGGAGGAACCGCTTTAGATGCTTTAAAAGCAACACCTACCGTAAGGGTTCAAAATGAGGTTGTTTCGATTGTGGGCAAAGGTGAGATCCTAGTAATGATTGACGATCGTTTGCAAAGAATGCCTCAGGAAGATCTGGCAGCATTCCTGAAATCAATTCCGTCTGATAATATTAAAAGCATTGAAGTAATTACTACTCCCCCTGCAAAATATGATGCAGAAGGCAATAGCGGTCTTATTAATATTAAACTGAAAACAGCAAAAGCAAACTCATGGAATGCTAATCTTGGAACCTCTTACACCCAAAAAACATACGCAGGCGGAAATGCAAACGGGTTGTTTACGTACAATCATGATAAACTCTCTGCTCAGGCTTCGGTAAGCAAAGGAAAACAAAAATTACTGACGACTTCTGAAAGTACTATTTTTTACAAAGACGAAACCTGGAAACAGGAAGTTAAAAACAAATCGACAGCCGATGTTTTAAGTTTAGGCCTTGGTCTTGATTATAAAGTAACCGAAAAATGGAGTACCGGACTTAAATACCTTGGCAGTTTTACGAATAAAGTAAATGCAAACAATCCTTTTACCACTATTTATGATAATGCAAACGGAATGGCGGATTCCTATATCACTTCGAATGCCAATGCTAAAAATAACCCAAAAATGAATGCCGTTAACTTTCATAATTCGATTGCAATAGACAGCTTAGGAAAAAACATCTCAATGGATCTGGATTATTTTGCTTATAACAAAAATGACTTCCGTTTCTTTTCAGGGAATGAATTAGACAGTAGTAAAAATAAGATTCCCGGAGGTTTTTTCTCTTCAACGAATTCCAATGTCAATACCATCAAAAATTACTCCGCCAATATTGATGTTTCTTTACCCTACGACTGGGCAAATCTTAGTTTTGGAGCCAAAACGTTCCATACCAATACAAACAACAATCTGATCGTGTACGATAACGAAACCGGAACTCCCGTTTTCAACACCAATCAGTCCAATGTTTTTAATTATAAAGAGTACAATCAGGCTTTATATTTCTCAGGAAGTAAAAAAATAAATTCAAAATGGGAAACTCAAATTGGATTACGAATCGAAGCAACACAAACCAAAGGGTATTCTGAAAATCTGAATCAAACCAACACTAACAATTACATCAAATTATTCCCAACAGCTTACCTGACTTATGTTCCTAATGAAAGTAATTCTTTCTCCTTAAACTACAGCAGAAGAATCCGCAGACCAGATTTTGATTATTTGAATCCTTTTGTCATTAAAACAAGTCCGTATTATTATTCCGAAGGCAATCCATATTTAAAGCCTTCATTGATTGATAATTTTGAGTTTTCATTTATCCGAAATCAAAAATGGGTAAGTTCCGTTTATTTCTCTCAGGTTTCCGATTTTGGACAGGAGTTATCGATTATTGATCCGAGTACAAACATTACCAGAAACACGCCTTTAAACTATGCTAACACTTACCAAATTGGACTTTCGACTTCTTATAATTTCAACAAATGGTCATGGTGGAACAGCTTTACCGGATTCAATTTAAACTATCAGAATGTAAAATCAAAAACTGCTTTTATTCAGTCAATCGATGGGTACAACGGATACCTTTACAGCAATAATGATTTTACCATCAACAGCAACAAAACCTTATTTCTTGGTTTAAATTATGGTTTACAACTGCCTGGCCGTTATCAAATTTTTAATATCTCGACTTTGAATATTCTTGACATTTCTGTTAAGCTGTTAACGTTCAATAAAAATCTTTCGGTTACCATCATTGGCGAGGATTTACTGAACGCACAAAAACCATTAATTTCTTATGATTCCAACCATATTAAAACCAATGTAAAAAGCTATTCCGACACAAGAGGTTTCAGAATTTCATTGAGTTATAAATTCGGAAACCAAAGTATCAAATCAAAACAACGCGATTTTGGTAATGAAGAAGAAAGAAGCAGAGCAAACTAA
- a CDS encoding vitamin K epoxide reductase family protein: MTNKFNYLFQYLEKENINIDKEEFLFQNQSHPDYPSALAIVDTLSFFNIQNGMIRVEFEDLELLPERFIAELIVENNKPTLETTFVLFEKKETDYYYTAEKKAVPITQSELEKRWRGIVLLAEKSETTEKSRTKKKKLTWLLPLFTAILFLVFVFRTQNSWFESMFFIFPVLGILFSVAALKDLFGTKSEMLNNFCNLTATTSCSSVIDSKKWNLFSYIDLSSLSIVFYTTQLVAFFSFVLTNATVSFFSIQKILLFCAIPVIVISVYYQKQIEKKWCPVCLAISTILMAELGYLHLFVATNFNFTLSSILLLGFIFTLIAFVWVQLKNTLLKHKELKEFQLKGNRFMRNYTIFKNSLVSKASVSLPDTPIILGNKDSKTEISIISSPFCGHCEKAHDLLEEIIATNLNDLKVKVYFNADFEWMDEERKRFLRRLMTIYLQDGSQSFVIALDTWFKTKDLQSWFQLYGKDSDAIKLDPIFNLKNQWCKANAYTFTPNIFVNGFEFPKSYDRESLPYFINELIEDEEFVFD, translated from the coding sequence ATGACCAACAAATTTAACTACCTATTCCAATACCTCGAAAAAGAAAACATCAATATTGACAAAGAAGAGTTTTTGTTTCAAAATCAATCGCATCCTGATTATCCTTCGGCTTTGGCAATTGTCGATACATTGAGTTTTTTTAATATTCAAAACGGTATGATTCGGGTTGAATTTGAAGATTTAGAATTGCTTCCAGAGCGTTTTATTGCCGAATTAATAGTAGAAAACAATAAGCCAACTCTAGAAACTACTTTTGTGCTTTTTGAGAAAAAAGAAACCGATTATTATTATACTGCTGAGAAAAAAGCTGTACCAATTACACAATCAGAATTAGAAAAAAGATGGAGAGGCATTGTACTTCTAGCTGAAAAATCAGAAACTACAGAAAAATCAAGAACTAAAAAGAAAAAGCTAACTTGGCTACTGCCTTTGTTTACCGCCATTTTGTTTCTAGTGTTTGTTTTTCGCACTCAAAATAGTTGGTTTGAATCGATGTTTTTCATTTTCCCTGTTTTAGGTATCTTGTTTTCGGTTGCCGCACTTAAAGACTTGTTTGGTACAAAAAGCGAAATGCTCAATAATTTTTGCAATCTTACCGCAACCACCAGTTGTAGCAGTGTAATCGATTCGAAAAAATGGAATTTGTTCAGCTATATCGATTTAAGTAGTTTGAGTATTGTTTTCTATACAACTCAACTGGTCGCCTTTTTTAGTTTTGTTTTGACCAATGCTACAGTTTCCTTTTTCAGTATCCAAAAAATCTTACTTTTCTGTGCTATTCCTGTAATTGTAATTTCCGTTTACTATCAAAAACAAATTGAGAAAAAATGGTGTCCAGTTTGTCTTGCCATCAGTACTATTTTGATGGCGGAATTGGGTTATTTGCATTTGTTTGTAGCAACTAATTTTAATTTTACATTATCATCAATTTTACTTTTGGGGTTTATTTTTACTTTGATAGCATTTGTTTGGGTACAATTAAAAAACACATTGTTAAAACATAAAGAGTTGAAAGAATTCCAGCTAAAAGGGAATCGGTTTATGAGAAACTATACCATTTTCAAAAACTCATTGGTTTCGAAAGCGAGTGTTTCTTTGCCAGATACCCCAATCATTTTAGGAAATAAAGACAGCAAAACCGAGATTTCAATAATCAGCAGTCCCTTTTGTGGTCATTGCGAAAAAGCGCATGATTTATTAGAAGAAATAATTGCAACAAATTTAAATGATTTGAAAGTGAAAGTGTATTTCAATGCCGATTTTGAATGGATGGACGAAGAACGGAAAAGGTTTCTTAGACGATTAATGACAATATATCTACAAGATGGTTCACAATCATTTGTAATAGCATTAGATACTTGGTTTAAAACAAAAGATTTACAGTCTTGGTTTCAATTGTATGGAAAAGATAGCGATGCTATTAAACTTGACCCAATATTCAACTTAAAAAATCAATGGTGCAAAGCCAATGCTTACACTTTTACCCCAAATATTTTTGTTAACGGTTTTGAATTTCCAAAATCATACGACCGAGAAAGTTTGCCCTATTTTATAAATGAATTAATTGAAGATGAAGAATTTGTGTTTGATTAA
- a CDS encoding sensor histidine kinase gives MYKGTLSKKVEVFIHLIYWLLMGYFTFVKNLIQAKNYTPDLFLSTYMIVFVSTFYFHYFVVMRLVFKSFQWKRFFAGVLVSYLFFTALRWLLEQEISNVLFHRINYTNPTFFNYMEDNLHYSSMTVILSSLLWFVIYFIRLLEYNQIILEESKNTEIKFLKAQINPHFIFNTLNNIYSMVYFQSDKSLMAIEKLSQIMRFTTYESQKEKIKLADEIDYIKAYIELEELRHQDSAFIDFRIETQNISEEIPPYILSPLIENALKHGVTSNEKPIVIDLRLKDKKLNFKVVNDIAVQKKDKLGGIGLSNLKMRLEIHYPQKHQIKVVNQNNQFTAELEIELK, from the coding sequence ATGTATAAAGGAACACTATCAAAAAAAGTAGAAGTATTCATTCACCTCATATATTGGCTTTTGATGGGGTATTTCACCTTTGTTAAAAATCTAATCCAGGCCAAAAATTACACTCCGGATCTGTTCCTGTCTACGTATATGATTGTGTTTGTATCAACCTTCTATTTTCATTATTTTGTGGTGATGAGATTGGTTTTTAAATCCTTTCAGTGGAAGAGATTTTTTGCCGGAGTATTGGTTTCGTACCTGTTTTTTACGGCCTTGCGATGGCTGTTGGAGCAGGAGATAAGTAACGTTTTATTTCATAGAATCAATTATACCAATCCAACCTTTTTTAATTATATGGAAGACAATCTGCATTACAGCAGCATGACTGTTATTCTTAGTTCATTGCTTTGGTTTGTTATTTATTTTATCCGTTTGCTGGAGTACAATCAGATTATTCTGGAAGAAAGCAAAAACACCGAAATCAAATTTTTGAAAGCACAAATCAATCCGCATTTTATCTTTAATACCCTGAACAACATCTATTCGATGGTGTATTTTCAATCCGACAAATCGTTGATGGCAATCGAAAAATTAAGTCAGATCATGCGTTTTACCACTTATGAATCTCAAAAAGAAAAGATAAAACTGGCCGATGAAATCGATTATATAAAAGCCTATATTGAGCTCGAAGAATTAAGACATCAGGACAGTGCTTTTATTGATTTCAGAATTGAAACTCAAAATATTTCTGAAGAAATTCCGCCTTATATTCTGTCGCCTTTAATTGAAAATGCTTTAAAACATGGAGTAACCTCCAATGAAAAACCAATTGTAATTGATTTACGCTTAAAAGATAAGAAGCTCAATTTTAAAGTAGTCAATGATATTGCGGTGCAAAAGAAAGACAAGCTGGGGGGTATTGGATTAAGTAATTTGAAAATGAGACTGGAAATTCATTATCCGCAGAAACATCAGATAAAAGTAGTCAATCAAAACAACCAGTTTACAGCTGAACTTGAAATAGAATTAAAATGA